A section of the Paenibacillus aurantius genome encodes:
- a CDS encoding ABC transporter permease, with protein MNLPLLILFAPIAAFFIIFKYAPMAGLVIAFKNYTFYDGIWGSEWVGLHNFEQLFSNPQTLSIIRNTVLLSCLNIVFGFPFPILLAILLNEVRRQWFKRLVQTLVYLPHFLSWVIVGGMVVTIFSQETGIVNHLVKAWLGEPYPFLYKDGSWIAIFVGSGIWKGAGWGAIVYLAALTTIDPHLYEAASLDGASKWRQIWHVTLPGISSTIVVMFILTLGHVMEVGFDHVFMLQNSVVSGISEVISTYIYRVGLQGAQFSLTTAMGLFESLIGLVLVLTANRIARRLGQSLW; from the coding sequence ATGAACCTTCCACTCCTTATTCTGTTTGCCCCGATTGCCGCATTCTTTATTATTTTCAAGTACGCTCCGATGGCCGGTCTGGTCATCGCCTTCAAGAATTACACCTTCTATGACGGAATCTGGGGCAGCGAATGGGTGGGGCTTCACAATTTCGAGCAGCTGTTCTCCAACCCGCAGACGCTTTCCATTATCCGCAACACGGTCCTGCTCAGCTGCTTGAATATCGTTTTCGGCTTCCCCTTTCCGATTCTGCTCGCGATCCTGCTGAATGAAGTCCGCCGTCAATGGTTCAAGCGGCTTGTTCAGACGCTGGTCTACCTCCCGCATTTTCTGTCCTGGGTCATTGTCGGCGGCATGGTAGTGACTATCTTCTCGCAGGAAACCGGGATTGTGAATCATCTGGTCAAAGCTTGGCTCGGAGAGCCTTATCCGTTCCTGTACAAAGATGGGTCCTGGATCGCCATTTTCGTCGGTTCGGGGATCTGGAAAGGGGCCGGCTGGGGGGCGATTGTTTATCTGGCGGCCTTGACGACCATCGATCCCCATCTGTATGAGGCGGCGAGCCTGGACGGGGCGAGCAAGTGGAGGCAGATCTGGCACGTAACGTTACCCGGCATCAGCTCGACGATTGTCGTCATGTTCATCCTTACGCTCGGCCATGTCATGGAGGTGGGCTTCGACCACGTCTTCATGCTGCAGAATTCAGTCGTTTCCGGCATATCGGAAGTCATCAGCACCTACATTTACCGGGTGGGTCTGCAGGGAGCCCAGTTCAGCCTGACCACCGCCATGGGTTTGTTCGAATCGCTGATCGGGCTCGTTCTAGTCCTGACCGCCAACCGGATAGCCCGCAGGCTTGGCCAAAGCCTGTGGTAG
- a CDS encoding helix-turn-helix domain-containing protein has translation MTHHKHREACGRGCPKHSRRTTGEAVDVVKGPRFYTYLFSYILLVVLLLAIISGVVYAKFFHTLQAEVESSTIAKLNQFKDTVDLRMQEMNRMAVQIGGNPLLKRYAVAEGSYGSLQAIGELKQYLSTNAFLYDLVLYFKDSAHAKLYAASGTYGTDLFFQDIYGYQNWSREEFERTAGRLTAPVMRPMEPMLYNRIQTEQMATYLVPLPANGETAYGVVMFLIKENALKSLASHVLTDYNGLLFILDGQGNVIFQAAKGESQAASRHLLDTIQNRPGDWTLADAEYDKRRFTVVKVPSQNGNWSYVTVLPTAQFMSKVDEARNLYAYAVGAVFVIGVLMAFLLSLKHYRPLEKLVQLVSEGEKPEAPKKGRKDELAYLSFAVGQMAKEKEGLANRLRSQAHAIRDQALLRLVQGKVKTPEEWEELKLYADLRLNKPHFAVLLLLIDDYKQFHSSNSDRMQEVLKYSLIKVFEELSSEAGTGFGMELLDGRGTVFLLNLNEGFGELEVVKELAMKAKEVYKQYFRFSVTVGIGGICQEYADIPALYVNATHAARQRFVKGNGCVIAYGEGTGRYGEWSLPVEGIDRLDKAIKQGDSREAEAAVADTFRHIVDRNVSLEAAECICFDIVNSLTRTLTELDVEIDESLGETLERLFVPRFETIEELEQMVTDICSNVCRYIAGQKESKNLVMLDRMKDYIAEHYADQTLNLDRIAGHFGLSSSYATRFFKDQTGTPLMKYIDEIRLSRTKQLLRTTDLPLKEVMAAAGYVDSTNYIRKFKKAEGVTPIQYRTIVRAEEEGRSRPRVRRDEPGRVG, from the coding sequence TTGACGCATCACAAACATCGGGAGGCGTGCGGGAGGGGATGCCCGAAGCACAGCCGGCGGACAACGGGGGAGGCGGTTGACGTGGTAAAAGGCCCGAGGTTCTACACCTATCTGTTCTCGTATATCCTGCTCGTCGTCCTGCTGCTGGCGATCATCAGCGGGGTGGTGTACGCCAAGTTCTTCCATACCCTGCAAGCGGAAGTGGAGTCGTCCACTATCGCGAAGCTGAATCAGTTCAAGGACACGGTGGACTTGAGGATGCAGGAGATGAACCGCATGGCGGTGCAGATCGGGGGCAACCCGCTGCTGAAGCGGTACGCCGTGGCGGAAGGGAGCTACGGCTCCCTGCAGGCCATCGGCGAGCTTAAGCAGTACCTGTCGACCAACGCCTTCCTGTATGACCTTGTGCTGTATTTCAAGGATTCGGCTCATGCCAAGCTGTATGCCGCAAGCGGCACGTATGGCACGGATCTCTTCTTTCAAGATATTTACGGCTACCAGAATTGGAGCCGGGAGGAATTCGAGCGGACGGCCGGCCGGCTTACCGCCCCGGTCATGCGGCCAATGGAGCCCATGCTCTATAACCGGATACAGACGGAGCAGATGGCCACCTACCTGGTTCCGCTCCCCGCGAACGGGGAAACGGCGTACGGGGTGGTGATGTTCCTGATCAAGGAGAATGCCCTTAAGAGCCTCGCTTCCCATGTGCTGACGGATTACAACGGGCTGCTGTTTATTCTGGACGGTCAAGGAAACGTCATCTTTCAGGCGGCCAAGGGAGAATCCCAGGCCGCATCCCGGCATCTGCTGGATACGATCCAGAACCGGCCGGGGGACTGGACACTCGCCGATGCCGAGTATGACAAGCGCAGGTTTACCGTGGTCAAGGTGCCTTCCCAGAACGGGAACTGGTCCTATGTCACCGTGCTTCCCACGGCCCAGTTCATGAGCAAGGTGGACGAGGCGCGAAACCTGTACGCCTATGCGGTTGGAGCCGTGTTCGTCATCGGGGTGCTGATGGCCTTCCTTCTGTCGTTGAAGCACTACCGGCCCCTGGAGAAGCTGGTTCAGCTCGTTTCGGAAGGGGAGAAGCCCGAAGCGCCCAAGAAAGGACGTAAGGATGAGCTCGCCTACCTGTCCTTCGCCGTGGGCCAGATGGCCAAGGAGAAGGAGGGCCTGGCTAACCGGCTGAGGAGCCAGGCCCATGCGATCCGGGATCAAGCCCTGCTCCGCCTCGTTCAAGGGAAGGTCAAGACCCCCGAGGAATGGGAGGAGCTTAAGCTTTATGCGGATCTTCGCCTGAATAAGCCGCATTTTGCCGTTCTCCTGCTGCTCATCGACGACTACAAGCAGTTTCACAGCAGCAATTCGGACCGCATGCAGGAAGTCCTCAAGTACAGCCTGATCAAGGTGTTCGAGGAGCTGTCGTCCGAGGCTGGCACCGGCTTCGGGATGGAGCTCTTGGACGGGCGTGGGACGGTCTTTCTGCTCAACTTGAACGAAGGCTTCGGCGAGCTGGAGGTGGTTAAGGAGCTTGCCATGAAGGCCAAGGAGGTTTACAAGCAATATTTCCGCTTTAGCGTGACGGTGGGCATCGGCGGGATCTGCCAGGAGTATGCGGACATTCCCGCGCTTTATGTGAACGCTACCCACGCCGCCCGGCAGCGCTTCGTCAAGGGAAACGGCTGCGTGATCGCTTATGGGGAGGGAACAGGCCGATACGGGGAATGGTCGCTGCCGGTGGAAGGCATCGACCGGCTCGACAAGGCCATCAAACAGGGAGACAGCAGGGAAGCCGAAGCGGCGGTGGCCGATACGTTCCGGCACATTGTCGACCGGAACGTATCGCTGGAGGCCGCCGAATGCATCTGCTTCGACATCGTCAACAGCTTGACGAGAACGCTGACGGAGCTGGATGTGGAGATCGACGAGTCTCTCGGGGAAACGCTGGAGAGGCTGTTCGTTCCCCGCTTCGAGACGATCGAGGAGCTGGAGCAGATGGTAACGGACATATGCAGCAACGTCTGCCGGTACATCGCCGGCCAGAAGGAAAGCAAGAATCTGGTCATGCTAGACCGGATGAAGGATTATATTGCGGAGCATTACGCGGACCAGACGCTGAATCTGGACCGGATTGCCGGTCATTTCGGGCTGTCCTCCTCTTACGCGACCCGCTTCTTCAAGGACCAGACGGGGACGCCCCTTATGAAATACATTGACGAAATCCGGCTGAGCCGTACGAAGCAGCTGCTTCGGACCACCGACCTGCCGCTGAAGGAAGTCATGGCGGCGGCCGGGTATGTGGATTCCACGAACTATATCCGCAAATTCAAAAAAGCGGAGGGCGTCACCCCCATCCAATACCGCACGATCGTTCGGGCGGAGGAGGAAGGCCGGTCCCGGCCGCGGGTTCGGAGGGATGAGCCTGGCCGCGTCGGATGA
- a CDS encoding Gfo/Idh/MocA family protein produces the protein MQQLKIGMISFAHGHANSYLQALVSIPEVKVAGIADENRDRVAKQTEHHGIPYYADYRELLKTDIEAVVICSENVHHLEHITEAARAGKHVLCEKPLCLSVQEMEEAIRVCSENGVQLMTAFPCRYLPAVVRAKEAVDRGDIGEIVAIKGTNRGSMPGRWFIEPGLSGGGALLDHTVHVMDLMNWFTGSRVTEVYAYAATRFHEDLAVDDTGMISVKFENGVFGVLDTSWSRPKAFPTWGDVTMEVIGTKGVLSIDGFAQSNELYSDEIGKGVWAYWGDSMDHYMVKGFVEALLEETPVPITGTDGLRSTEVALAGYESVSRGQPVPL, from the coding sequence ATGCAGCAGCTGAAGATCGGAATGATTTCTTTTGCCCACGGCCATGCCAACAGCTATTTGCAGGCTCTGGTCTCTATTCCGGAAGTGAAGGTGGCCGGAATTGCCGACGAGAACCGGGACCGGGTCGCGAAGCAGACGGAGCACCACGGCATTCCGTACTATGCCGATTACCGGGAGCTGCTTAAGACCGATATCGAGGCGGTGGTGATCTGCTCCGAGAACGTTCATCACTTGGAGCATATTACCGAAGCCGCCCGTGCCGGCAAGCATGTCCTCTGCGAGAAGCCGCTCTGTCTATCGGTCCAGGAGATGGAAGAGGCCATCCGGGTCTGCTCGGAGAACGGCGTCCAACTGATGACTGCGTTCCCCTGCCGGTACCTGCCCGCGGTGGTGAGAGCGAAGGAAGCGGTGGACCGCGGGGACATCGGAGAGATCGTGGCCATCAAGGGCACCAACCGCGGGTCCATGCCGGGCCGCTGGTTTATCGAGCCCGGCCTGTCGGGTGGAGGCGCGCTGCTGGACCATACGGTCCACGTCATGGACCTCATGAACTGGTTTACCGGCTCCCGGGTTACCGAGGTTTATGCTTATGCGGCCACCCGGTTTCACGAGGACCTGGCGGTGGACGATACCGGCATGATCAGCGTCAAGTTCGAGAACGGGGTCTTCGGTGTACTCGATACAAGCTGGTCCCGCCCGAAGGCTTTCCCGACATGGGGCGATGTAACCATGGAGGTAATCGGCACGAAGGGTGTACTGTCCATCGATGGCTTCGCCCAGAGCAACGAGCTGTATAGTGATGAAATCGGCAAGGGAGTATGGGCGTACTGGGGGGATTCCATGGATCATTACATGGTCAAAGGGTTCGTGGAGGCGCTTCTGGAGGAGACTCCCGTGCCGATTACCGGCACCGACGGGCTCCGTTCCACAGAGGTCGCCCTGGCCGGCTATGAATCCGTGAGCAGAGGCCAGCCGGTTCCCCTGTGA
- a CDS encoding carbohydrate ABC transporter permease: protein MKATWGEKVFYSVNYLLLALAALSCLLPIVHVAAVSLSDSHSVMSASVSLWPVGWTLESYRTLIEGTGIVRAFKNNTVLTVVGVVLSMAATVMAAYPLSRPYFYWRRKLTLAVVFTMLFGGGLIPTYLVIKSLGLINSYGAIWLPGLVSAFNMLVLKTHFEGLPSEMEEAARMDGCGEWRLLAQVVLPLSLPVLAALTLFYAVGYWNAFMNVLIYINSPEKHNMTVLVQQMVQSQSLLQEINGIQQDDIKQMTPEGIKTAGILVMIVPMLIVYPFLQKYFVKGVMIGAVKG from the coding sequence ATGAAAGCTACTTGGGGAGAAAAAGTCTTTTACAGCGTCAATTATCTTCTGCTGGCCTTGGCCGCCTTAAGCTGCCTGCTTCCGATCGTGCATGTGGCGGCGGTTTCGTTAAGCGACAGCCATTCCGTAATGTCCGCTTCCGTCTCGCTCTGGCCGGTCGGCTGGACCCTCGAGTCCTACCGAACGCTCATTGAGGGAACCGGGATCGTCCGGGCCTTTAAGAACAATACCGTTCTGACCGTCGTGGGCGTCGTCCTCAGCATGGCGGCAACGGTGATGGCCGCCTATCCGCTGTCCCGGCCTTACTTCTACTGGAGAAGAAAGCTTACGCTCGCCGTGGTCTTTACGATGCTGTTCGGCGGAGGGCTCATTCCCACGTATCTGGTCATCAAGTCGCTCGGGCTGATCAATTCCTATGGGGCCATCTGGCTGCCCGGTCTTGTGAGCGCCTTCAACATGCTGGTCTTGAAAACGCACTTCGAAGGCCTGCCTTCGGAGATGGAGGAGGCCGCCCGTATGGACGGCTGCGGGGAATGGAGGCTGCTCGCCCAAGTCGTTCTGCCTTTGTCCCTTCCGGTTCTGGCGGCGCTTACTCTTTTCTATGCCGTCGGCTATTGGAACGCCTTCATGAACGTGCTCATCTATATCAACAGTCCCGAGAAGCACAACATGACCGTTCTCGTTCAGCAAATGGTGCAGAGCCAGTCCCTGCTCCAGGAGATCAATGGGATCCAGCAGGACGATATCAAGCAGATGACGCCCGAGGGCATCAAGACAGCCGGTATTCTGGTCATGATCGTCCCCATGCTGATTGTCTATCCGTTCCTGCAGAAATATTTTGTCAAAGGGGTGATGATCGGCGCGGTCAAAGGGTGA
- a CDS encoding Gfo/Idh/MocA family protein, whose protein sequence is MEVKVAIVGCGGLGHVHGGSYGRIAGMQVVGVHDLVEERARSLADKTGAAVYDSFDAMLEESGCELVSVTVPSYLHKEFTIRAAAKGKHVICEKPIALKVQDAEDMIRACREHNVRLFIGHVVRFFPDYVHMKRNVENGALGTIGTAHAKRAGGHPADARPWYADESKSGGVVCDLMIHDLDFLRWTLGEVRSVYGLSRKAEGIEYASATLVFESGAVANVEAHWGYPGAFFTAAEIAGSTGVVRSDSTQAKSLQIRRLEADSPAGVVEVPQSPGFVTPYTRELEHFVDCIKSASEPLVTAQDAVLALELALAVRESVRTGKAVSLQETRQERQEGWTCSS, encoded by the coding sequence ATGGAAGTGAAAGTAGCCATCGTAGGCTGCGGAGGTTTGGGACACGTGCATGGAGGGTCCTACGGCCGCATAGCCGGGATGCAGGTGGTCGGGGTTCACGACTTGGTGGAGGAAAGAGCGCGCAGCCTCGCGGACAAAACGGGGGCAGCCGTATACGATTCCTTCGATGCCATGCTGGAGGAATCGGGCTGTGAGCTCGTAAGCGTTACGGTGCCGAGCTATCTGCACAAGGAGTTTACCATCCGGGCCGCCGCGAAGGGCAAGCATGTCATTTGCGAGAAGCCGATCGCACTGAAGGTTCAGGATGCGGAGGACATGATCCGCGCGTGCCGGGAGCATAACGTCCGCCTGTTCATCGGGCATGTCGTCCGGTTCTTCCCGGACTATGTCCACATGAAGCGAAACGTGGAGAACGGGGCGCTCGGAACGATTGGGACGGCCCACGCCAAGAGGGCGGGGGGCCATCCCGCCGATGCCCGTCCGTGGTACGCGGACGAGAGCAAGAGCGGCGGCGTGGTGTGCGACCTGATGATCCACGACCTGGATTTCCTGCGCTGGACGCTGGGAGAGGTCCGTTCCGTGTACGGCCTAAGCCGAAAGGCGGAAGGGATCGAGTACGCTTCAGCGACTCTTGTGTTTGAGAGCGGAGCCGTCGCCAATGTGGAGGCGCATTGGGGATATCCCGGAGCTTTCTTCACGGCGGCGGAAATCGCCGGCTCTACTGGGGTTGTGAGAAGCGACAGCACGCAGGCGAAGTCGCTGCAGATCCGGCGGTTGGAAGCCGATTCTCCTGCCGGCGTGGTAGAGGTTCCCCAGAGCCCGGGCTTCGTCACTCCTTATACCCGGGAGCTTGAGCATTTTGTAGACTGTATCAAGAGCGCCTCCGAGCCGCTTGTCACGGCGCAGGACGCCGTGCTGGCGCTTGAGCTCGCCCTTGCGGTGCGAGAATCCGTGCGGACCGGTAAAGCGGTCAGCCTGCAAGAAACGAGACAGGAGAGACAGGAGGGATGGACATGCAGCAGCTGA
- a CDS encoding type 2 periplasmic-binding domain-containing protein — MNGRKWLSASLTGALAVSVLAGCSGSGDKEKAKGDVAVKTDGMPIVPEKVNLKMVAGKAPTTAPDWNNVMLWQEYEKLTNVHVDWEMVPFDSLAEKRNIMLTGGDYPDALFTAQIPTSELAKYGSQGIFIKLNDLIDKYAPNLKALMAKYPEVRKGLTMPDGNIYSFPTIYDPEFTSVLAGGKMWIKKEWLQKLNLPEPATTEEFYQTLKAIKEKDPNGNGQPDEVGYASVGIGPLITYLKGAWGLGNRGVRHGNVDMDPSSSGKLRFIPADPKYKEMLQYVQKLYSEGLIDKDIFTVQANQFYATGAKGVYGTMVTTGPYTLMKQEGYYGLGALKGPGGDQVYSAVGSALANPGAFVITDHNKNPEATVRWMDNLYSEEGNKMFFMGFEGKSYETKNGEFEYTKEITDNPNGLTFEQALVKYVVWPGGGYPNIVRQKYFKGAESRPEAVEAASRFSKQFPKEIWPIFSYTPEEDEKRVAMETDINSYVTEMQAKFITGKASFAEWDNYIATLKKMKLDDYMKIYQAAYDRYAKEK; from the coding sequence ATGAACGGAAGAAAATGGTTGTCGGCTTCGCTAACCGGTGCGTTGGCGGTGAGTGTACTGGCAGGATGCAGCGGAAGCGGGGACAAGGAAAAGGCCAAGGGGGATGTGGCGGTCAAGACGGATGGCATGCCCATCGTTCCGGAGAAGGTCAACCTGAAAATGGTGGCCGGCAAGGCCCCGACCACGGCTCCCGACTGGAACAACGTCATGCTGTGGCAGGAATATGAGAAATTGACGAATGTCCATGTCGACTGGGAGATGGTTCCCTTCGACAGCCTGGCCGAGAAGAGAAACATCATGCTGACGGGAGGCGATTACCCGGACGCTTTGTTCACGGCCCAAATCCCGACCTCGGAGCTCGCCAAATACGGCTCGCAAGGGATTTTTATTAAGCTGAACGACCTGATTGACAAATATGCCCCGAACCTTAAGGCCCTCATGGCCAAATACCCGGAGGTGCGCAAGGGGCTGACCATGCCGGACGGCAATATCTATTCCTTCCCGACGATTTACGACCCCGAATTCACTTCCGTTCTGGCGGGAGGCAAGATGTGGATCAAGAAGGAATGGCTGCAGAAGCTCAACCTTCCGGAGCCGGCGACGACCGAGGAGTTCTACCAGACACTTAAGGCCATTAAGGAGAAGGACCCGAACGGGAACGGGCAGCCGGATGAGGTTGGTTATGCCAGTGTCGGCATCGGACCGCTGATCACCTACCTGAAGGGGGCGTGGGGACTTGGAAACCGCGGGGTGCGCCATGGCAATGTGGACATGGATCCTTCCTCCTCCGGTAAGCTGAGATTCATTCCGGCCGATCCCAAATACAAGGAAATGCTGCAGTACGTGCAGAAGTTATACAGCGAGGGGTTGATTGACAAGGACATCTTCACGGTGCAGGCCAACCAGTTCTATGCGACCGGGGCCAAGGGCGTGTACGGAACGATGGTCACTACCGGCCCTTATACGCTGATGAAGCAGGAGGGCTATTACGGGTTAGGCGCCTTGAAGGGGCCAGGCGGGGATCAGGTGTATTCGGCGGTCGGCTCGGCACTCGCCAATCCGGGAGCCTTCGTCATTACGGATCATAACAAGAACCCGGAAGCCACGGTCCGGTGGATGGATAACCTGTACAGCGAAGAAGGGAACAAAATGTTCTTCATGGGCTTCGAGGGCAAATCCTACGAGACGAAAAACGGGGAGTTCGAATATACGAAGGAGATTACCGATAATCCGAACGGCTTGACGTTCGAGCAGGCGCTGGTGAAATACGTGGTATGGCCGGGCGGCGGTTATCCGAACATCGTGCGGCAGAAATACTTCAAGGGCGCGGAGAGCCGTCCGGAGGCGGTGGAAGCGGCTTCCCGCTTCTCCAAGCAGTTCCCGAAGGAAATCTGGCCGATCTTCTCCTATACGCCGGAAGAGGACGAGAAGCGGGTGGCCATGGAGACCGACATCAACAGCTACGTGACGGAAATGCAGGCCAAGTTCATCACGGGCAAGGCGTCCTTCGCCGAGTGGGATAACTATATCGCCACGCTGAAGAAAATGAAGCTCGACGACTACATGAAAATTTACCAGGCCGCCTACGACCGGTACGCGAAGGAGAAATAA
- a CDS encoding helix-turn-helix domain-containing protein, with protein MGELWHQAPAGGMVVSKQWFKRLLLSYLPIFFIITSLLLAISILAVSSLSQRATEEANIASAKHAMALLDNSLKAVDDAILKEIQSNPVLGQFFYPPSGGNPFYSVYEPSTLLRDLITGVQSIRIDSIYLYRQADQVVLTSNTILPLDKFGDKGFILRLLSEDSKDTWSNERSFKEFIDQETSSSVVSLVRKVPPVAGGQGLFVVNIRTVDVSRMIESIMNSSYSYAVLSDRKGTPLSTAQLQGTAAPGEPEEKDAHAVVVRSDYTGWEIRSGLTHVGLFNFITGFSQLLIAVGALAILIGIVAIVIITRRNYRPIESVLSRLRSISLEKTQDLLPAAGRDEFKFIEAALDDMMEQSLQFRERQKEDLIFRRQYFLEEWLEGNRAISGEEWRREMQRLGLKETFVQLQAVVIELDKYGQFCREYNHRDQYLLKFVLSSVVREIVPAERAAVWAEWLDPNRLTILYQWHEPVGASPSEEGSPACRYSEALLAWVADNLKFTVTIGIGPPVDGIEGAPDSYAGAREAVKYRSVLGINRVIAYHEMEGSPLGETYSHLPLIRSLAQSFRLGDEQWLAQYEAWFGSIRDMLFSREDLVNLVNYLLYHLQREMMELPPEFQELWYKGAADPLHEVLEQFDTLEELERDIRRILAETGEAMKRMRESRSSHSIIREVRAYIEKHYANPDLSLTHLSEEFHMNPKYVSQLFKDEFGVKFVDYLAQVRIEHARRQLAHSDLPVQDIGQSVGYLHSFSFIRAFKKAVGMTPGDYRKENRG; from the coding sequence ATGGGGGAGCTGTGGCATCAAGCCCCCGCGGGGGGGATGGTTGTGAGCAAGCAGTGGTTCAAGCGCCTGTTGTTGTCTTATCTGCCGATTTTCTTCATCATCACGTCGCTGCTGCTTGCCATCTCGATTCTGGCGGTCAGCAGCCTCTCCCAGAGGGCGACGGAGGAAGCCAATATCGCTTCGGCGAAGCATGCGATGGCTCTTCTCGACAATTCCCTGAAGGCGGTCGATGACGCCATTCTAAAGGAAATCCAATCGAATCCGGTGCTCGGCCAATTCTTCTACCCGCCTTCCGGGGGGAATCCGTTTTATTCGGTTTACGAGCCTTCGACCCTGCTCCGCGATCTCATTACCGGAGTGCAGAGCATCCGCATCGACTCCATTTACCTTTACCGGCAGGCGGATCAAGTGGTGTTGACGTCGAATACGATTTTGCCGCTCGACAAGTTTGGGGACAAGGGGTTTATTCTCCGGCTTCTTTCGGAGGATTCCAAGGATACTTGGTCGAACGAACGGAGCTTCAAGGAATTCATTGACCAGGAGACCAGCTCCTCCGTCGTATCGCTTGTCCGGAAGGTTCCGCCGGTGGCGGGGGGACAGGGCTTGTTCGTCGTGAATATCCGGACAGTGGACGTCTCGCGGATGATCGAATCGATCATGAATTCGAGCTACAGCTATGCCGTTCTGAGCGACCGCAAGGGTACGCCGCTGTCGACGGCACAGCTGCAGGGCACGGCGGCTCCGGGCGAGCCTGAGGAGAAGGATGCCCATGCCGTTGTCGTCCGTTCGGATTATACCGGCTGGGAGATCCGGAGCGGGTTGACGCACGTCGGCCTGTTTAATTTCATTACCGGCTTCTCACAGCTGCTCATTGCGGTGGGGGCGCTCGCCATTCTGATCGGAATTGTGGCCATCGTCATCATCACCCGGCGCAATTACCGGCCGATCGAATCCGTTTTGTCGCGGCTGAGGAGCATTTCCTTGGAGAAAACCCAGGACCTTCTGCCGGCAGCCGGACGGGACGAGTTCAAATTCATCGAGGCGGCGCTTGACGATATGATGGAGCAATCCCTGCAGTTCCGGGAACGGCAGAAGGAAGACCTGATCTTCCGGAGGCAGTACTTCCTGGAAGAGTGGCTGGAAGGCAACCGGGCCATTTCCGGGGAGGAATGGCGGCGTGAAATGCAGCGGCTCGGGCTGAAGGAGACGTTCGTGCAGCTTCAAGCGGTGGTTATCGAGCTGGACAAATATGGCCAGTTTTGCCGGGAATACAACCACCGGGACCAATACCTGCTGAAGTTCGTTCTAAGCAGTGTCGTTCGGGAGATCGTGCCGGCGGAGCGGGCGGCGGTATGGGCCGAATGGCTCGACCCGAACCGTCTCACCATTCTGTACCAGTGGCACGAGCCGGTGGGAGCTTCTCCTTCGGAAGAGGGCAGTCCCGCCTGCCGGTACAGCGAGGCCCTCCTGGCCTGGGTGGCGGACAATCTCAAGTTTACCGTTACCATCGGAATAGGGCCGCCGGTCGATGGCATCGAGGGAGCACCCGATTCGTACGCGGGGGCGCGGGAAGCCGTCAAATACCGGTCGGTTCTCGGGATCAACCGGGTTATTGCCTATCACGAGATGGAAGGCTCTCCCCTAGGGGAAACTTACTCCCATTTGCCGCTGATCCGTTCGCTCGCCCAGTCGTTCCGGCTGGGGGACGAGCAGTGGCTGGCTCAATACGAGGCCTGGTTCGGGAGCATTCGGGACATGCTGTTCTCGCGTGAGGATCTGGTTAACCTGGTTAATTATCTGCTTTACCACCTGCAGCGCGAGATGATGGAGCTTCCTCCCGAATTCCAGGAGCTATGGTACAAGGGGGCCGCCGATCCGCTTCATGAGGTGCTCGAACAGTTCGATACGCTGGAGGAGCTGGAACGGGACATCCGCCGGATTCTCGCGGAGACGGGAGAGGCCATGAAGCGGATGCGCGAAAGCCGTTCGAGTCATTCCATTATCCGGGAGGTGCGGGCTTACATCGAGAAGCATTATGCGAATCCCGACCTTTCCCTTACCCACCTCAGCGAGGAGTTCCATATGAACCCGAAGTATGTCAGCCAGCTTTTTAAGGACGAGTTCGGGGTAAAATTCGTCGATTACCTGGCCCAGGTAAGAATCGAGCATGCCCGCCGCCAGCTCGCCCATTCCGACCTTCCGGTCCAGGACATCGGGCAGAGCGTGGGCTACCTCCACTCCTTCTCTTTCATCCGTGCCTTCAAGAAGGCGGTTGGCATGACGCCGGGGGACTACCGGAAGGAGAATCGAGGATAG